The Pelagibacterium halotolerans B2 genome has a segment encoding these proteins:
- a CDS encoding AI-2E family transporter: METRTPASPAPSPLANQPLGAILTFVLIVAVLYLGRGIFVPLVLAVLLAFALGPVVHGLRRVGTPHIVAVIVSVSAVLALISGVAYLAFSQMLSLASDLPRYQATISEKLRMLQETFGGGRVIDRLVATVERLGAQVEASAETLAEQSPEPIQVVIADDGMGSLETAQTVFFSIIGPLASVLIVTIFLIFLLLEREELRDRFLKLASRGDLRSSTEAMNEASSRVGRYLLAQATISAGYGTLFGAGLFVLGVPNAILWGLLASVFRYIPFVGTLIIATIPILLSVAVDPGWTMLFGVIGLYLVLEVTSNNIVEPRLYGTSTGLTPLAVLVAAMFWATLWGPIGLIVSMPLTVCIVVMARYVPGLGFIETILGSAPVLLPQERFYQRLISGNVEEAIELADREIEKDGIADFYDDIAVPALRLAEADVAGDLADPSHRHRVVETLAEVLDDIAEATPENAEEHAQVRVFGGKTELDQAMALMVAERVRARGFSAQVMAPVALRKEGIAQMDLSETEVACLCYLGERPDVYARYAARRLKRIKPDIVIVAGYFHPDYKAVKDEGTTEEIDLIAHSIALAAHAVALALGEEDSAVSGRPEAIPQLRLAARAVSAQAAADPDIARSLRRLARSANTTVAMVTVVPLTDSGDDEPRMSHAEYLAHEVLERSGTLIIEDLQHSPYAHLRTVVESGVRAYAGVPVPLEDGQLGAVLAIFDQEPRLYDDAQVGLLENAVAPVAAEIRDLFVRREAEQQEAIA; this comes from the coding sequence ATGGAAACGCGCACGCCGGCCAGTCCGGCGCCATCGCCATTGGCCAACCAGCCTCTTGGGGCGATCCTGACCTTCGTTCTGATTGTTGCCGTGCTCTATCTGGGGCGCGGTATTTTCGTGCCGCTCGTGCTGGCCGTGCTTCTGGCCTTTGCGCTGGGGCCGGTGGTGCACGGCCTTCGGCGGGTAGGTACACCCCATATCGTTGCGGTCATTGTCTCGGTGTCGGCGGTGCTTGCGCTGATTTCGGGTGTCGCCTATCTGGCATTTTCACAAATGCTTTCGCTGGCGTCCGATCTGCCGCGCTATCAGGCAACGATCAGCGAGAAGCTCCGGATGTTGCAGGAAACGTTCGGCGGCGGGCGGGTCATTGACAGGCTGGTGGCCACCGTGGAGCGGCTGGGCGCGCAGGTGGAGGCCAGCGCCGAGACGCTGGCCGAGCAGAGCCCAGAACCCATCCAGGTGGTGATCGCCGATGATGGCATGGGCTCGCTCGAAACCGCGCAGACCGTATTTTTCTCCATCATCGGACCACTCGCTTCGGTCCTGATCGTTACCATCTTTCTGATTTTCCTGTTGCTCGAACGCGAGGAGCTGCGCGACCGGTTCCTGAAACTGGCCAGCCGAGGGGATTTGCGCTCGAGCACCGAAGCGATGAACGAGGCCAGCAGCCGTGTCGGGCGGTATCTGCTGGCACAGGCAACGATCAGTGCCGGTTACGGCACGCTGTTTGGGGCCGGGTTGTTTGTGCTCGGCGTGCCCAATGCAATTCTCTGGGGATTGCTGGCCAGCGTCTTTCGCTACATCCCCTTTGTGGGCACGCTTATCATTGCCACGATCCCCATCCTTCTCTCGGTTGCCGTCGATCCGGGTTGGACCATGCTGTTCGGTGTCATTGGGCTTTATCTCGTGCTCGAGGTCACCTCGAACAACATCGTCGAGCCCCGGCTCTATGGGACCTCGACCGGGCTGACCCCGCTGGCCGTGCTGGTGGCTGCCATGTTCTGGGCGACCTTATGGGGACCTATCGGGCTGATCGTCTCCATGCCGCTCACCGTGTGCATCGTGGTCATGGCCCGCTATGTGCCGGGGCTGGGCTTTATCGAAACCATTCTTGGCAGCGCGCCGGTGTTGTTGCCACAGGAGCGGTTCTATCAAAGGCTCATTTCGGGCAATGTCGAAGAAGCGATCGAGCTGGCCGACCGGGAGATCGAAAAGGACGGCATTGCTGACTTTTACGACGATATCGCGGTGCCGGCCCTTCGCTTGGCCGAAGCTGACGTCGCCGGGGATCTCGCCGACCCCTCCCACCGGCATCGGGTTGTCGAGACCTTGGCCGAGGTGCTCGACGACATCGCAGAGGCGACCCCGGAAAATGCCGAGGAGCACGCGCAGGTTCGGGTATTCGGCGGAAAGACCGAGCTCGATCAGGCGATGGCCCTCATGGTGGCGGAAAGGGTGCGTGCACGGGGGTTTTCGGCGCAGGTCATGGCGCCGGTGGCGCTGCGCAAGGAAGGCATAGCGCAGATGGACCTGTCGGAGACCGAAGTTGCTTGCCTGTGCTATCTTGGCGAGCGGCCCGACGTCTATGCCCGTTATGCAGCCCGACGGCTCAAGAGGATCAAGCCAGACATCGTTATCGTTGCCGGCTATTTCCACCCGGACTACAAGGCTGTCAAGGATGAGGGCACAACAGAGGAAATCGACCTTATTGCCCATTCGATCGCGCTTGCCGCGCATGCCGTCGCCTTGGCTCTGGGCGAGGAGGACAGTGCGGTTTCCGGCCGTCCCGAGGCAATTCCGCAATTGCGTCTTGCGGCAAGGGCCGTTTCGGCTCAAGCGGCGGCCGATCCCGATATCGCACGCTCCCTGCGGCGGCTGGCGCGGTCGGCCAACACGACGGTTGCAATGGTGACCGTGGTCCCGCTGACCGACTCAGGCGATGACGAGCCCAGAATGAGCCATGCCGAATATCTGGCTCATGAGGTCCTCGAGCGCTCCGGTACGCTGATTATCGAGGATCTGCAGCATTCACCCTACGCCCATTTACGAACCGTTGTGGAAAGCGGGGTCAGGGCCTATGCGGGCGTTCCCGTCCCGCTCGAGGATGGGCAATTGGGCGCGGTCCTGGCGATTTTCGACCAGGAGCCCAGGCTCTATGACGACGCCCAGGTCGGCCTGCTTGAAAACGCGGTGGCGCCGGTTGCCGCAGAAATCAGAGACCTTTTTGTGCGGCGCGAGGCCGAACAGCAAGAGGCCATCGCATAG
- the purE gene encoding 5-(carboxyamino)imidazole ribonucleotide mutase — translation MGSQSDWPTMRFAAETLEALRLDYEARIVSAHRTPLRMVDFATTARDDGFKVIIAGAGGAAHLPGMIASMTTLPVLGVPVESKALHGQDSLLSIVQMPGGVPVGTLAIGKAGAINAALLAASILSLADEDLAERLAEWRARQTNAVAEFPKDDD, via the coding sequence ATGGGCAGCCAGTCGGACTGGCCCACAATGCGTTTTGCAGCCGAAACACTCGAAGCGCTCAGGCTCGATTATGAAGCCCGCATCGTTTCGGCACACCGAACCCCGCTGCGCATGGTCGATTTCGCCACAACGGCGCGCGACGATGGCTTTAAGGTCATCATTGCCGGCGCCGGCGGTGCCGCGCACCTCCCGGGCATGATTGCGTCGATGACCACATTGCCGGTGCTTGGTGTGCCAGTGGAAAGCAAGGCGCTGCATGGACAGGACAGCCTGCTCTCCATCGTCCAGATGCCCGGCGGCGTTCCGGTCGGCACCCTGGCCATCGGCAAGGCCGGTGCGATCAATGCCGCCCTGCTTGCCGCTTCGATCCTCTCACTCGCCGATGAGGACCTTGCGGAACGGCTTGCCGAATGGCGCGCGCGCCAGACCAACGCGGTTGCGGAGTTTCCAAAGGACGATGACTGA